A genomic region of Rickettsiales bacterium contains the following coding sequences:
- a CDS encoding GNAT family N-acetyltransferase — protein sequence MSNKPENVIAFPTTQQQEEPQQRVPAFDPLAPTVFHQPWWLEIATKGNFNYVETSEHGEVVGRLPYFPRKRLGMNYSIMPPMTHFVGPAIVEGDGSYATRFLRKATITRELITQLPKASLYQYKCHRDITDTIAFQQEKFMTNVQFTHEILPQPEDALWKQLRTSKRQKIRQAQKLHTVCEIEDAQEFWRFYDSNLQKRGTENVCEQQLCCDLIQTSINRKQGRIYATKDQNGDLTAAVFFIWDAKSYFYFMSSRTMTAHNGAISLIVWEALKDAASRGLVFDFDGINHANAVLFFTDFGGTISPRYIVTRETLAGGLARAWRDRGRENRYFY from the coding sequence ATGAGCAACAAACCTGAAAATGTTATCGCCTTTCCTACAACGCAGCAGCAGGAAGAGCCGCAGCAGCGCGTGCCTGCTTTCGATCCGCTCGCTCCGACGGTGTTTCACCAGCCCTGGTGGCTTGAGATCGCGACTAAAGGTAATTTCAATTATGTCGAAACGAGCGAGCATGGCGAAGTGGTTGGCAGGTTGCCTTACTTTCCGCGCAAACGCCTTGGCATGAATTACAGCATCATGCCGCCGATGACGCATTTTGTGGGTCCTGCGATTGTGGAAGGTGATGGAAGCTATGCTACGCGTTTCCTGCGCAAGGCTACGATTACGCGTGAACTGATTACGCAATTACCGAAGGCTTCGCTTTACCAGTATAAATGCCACCGCGACATTACAGATACGATTGCGTTCCAGCAGGAAAAATTCATGACGAATGTGCAGTTCACGCATGAAATTCTTCCGCAGCCGGAAGACGCATTGTGGAAGCAGTTGCGCACCAGCAAGCGCCAGAAGATCCGCCAGGCGCAGAAGCTGCATACGGTATGCGAGATTGAGGATGCACAGGAATTCTGGCGTTTCTATGACAGCAACCTTCAGAAGCGCGGTACGGAAAATGTCTGTGAGCAGCAGTTATGCTGCGACCTGATCCAGACCAGCATCAACCGCAAGCAGGGACGTATTTACGCCACCAAGGACCAGAACGGCGATCTTACAGCAGCCGTGTTCTTTATCTGGGATGCGAAATCGTATTTCTACTTTATGTCTTCACGCACCATGACGGCGCATAATGGCGCCATCAGCCTGATTGTATGGGAAGCGCTCAAGGATGCCGCTTCGCGCGGTCTCGTCTTCGATTTCGACGGAATTAATCATGCCAATGCCGTATTGTTCTTCACCGATTTCGGCGGAACGATCAGCCCGCGTTATATCGTTACACGCGAAACGCTGGCGGGCGGACTGGCGAGGGCTTGGAGAGATCGAGGCCGTGAGAATCGGTATTTTTATTAA
- the galE gene encoding UDP-glucose 4-epimerase GalE: protein MSESVLVAGGAGYIGAHVCKELAANGYKPVVLDNLCTGYRDFVRWGPLVEACVSNVQAVEQAVSQYNIRAVIDLAGSIEVAESVADPLKYYDNNFARKIPFLHTLRACGVKAFVFSSTAAVYGEPVMVPIAETHPLEPKNPYGWSKRAFERMLQDFHHAGGPAWMALRYFNAAGASLDGDIGEAHEPESHLIPRACMASLGRGPMLEIFGNDYPTPDGTALRDYIHVQDLASAHVLAIRALLEGAAPAAYNLGNGVGTSIGEVLACFANNGWPVPHRFAPRRAGDPTRLVADSASAKAQLGWNPRYADINTIVSSAYRWHHVQLQRSA, encoded by the coding sequence ATGTCTGAGTCAGTTCTGGTTGCAGGCGGTGCGGGGTATATCGGCGCGCATGTATGCAAGGAGCTAGCGGCTAACGGTTATAAGCCTGTGGTGCTGGATAATTTGTGCACCGGCTATCGCGATTTCGTGCGCTGGGGGCCGCTGGTCGAGGCTTGCGTTTCCAATGTGCAGGCGGTGGAACAGGCGGTCAGCCAGTATAATATTCGTGCCGTGATCGATCTGGCCGGTTCGATCGAGGTGGCGGAGTCGGTTGCTGATCCCCTCAAATACTACGACAATAATTTCGCGCGCAAGATCCCGTTCCTGCATACGCTACGTGCCTGCGGTGTGAAGGCATTTGTGTTTTCTTCTACAGCAGCGGTTTACGGCGAACCCGTCATGGTGCCGATTGCGGAAACCCATCCGCTGGAGCCAAAGAATCCGTATGGCTGGTCAAAGCGCGCATTCGAGCGCATGCTGCAGGATTTTCACCATGCAGGCGGTCCGGCCTGGATGGCGTTGCGCTATTTCAATGCGGCCGGAGCGTCACTGGACGGCGATATCGGCGAAGCGCACGAGCCGGAAAGCCATCTGATTCCGCGTGCCTGCATGGCTTCACTCGGACGCGGGCCGATGCTGGAAATTTTCGGCAATGATTATCCGACGCCGGATGGCACGGCGCTACGTGACTATATTCATGTGCAGGATCTTGCATCCGCGCATGTGCTGGCTATACGCGCGTTGCTCGAAGGTGCTGCGCCTGCGGCTTATAATCTCGGTAATGGGGTGGGGACTTCCATTGGCGAAGTGCTGGCGTGCTTTGCGAATAATGGCTGGCCCGTGCCGCATCGCTTTGCGCCGCGTCGTGCCGGAGATCCCACGCGGCTTGTGGCCGACAGCGCAAGCGCCAAGGCGCAACTCGGCTGGAATCCCCGCTATGCCGATATCAATACGATCGTCAGTTCCGCCTATCGCTGGCACCACGTTCAATTGCAGAGGAGCGCATGA
- a CDS encoding glycosyltransferase family 4 protein, protein MMQQDSGLHILIANNIYPPIMAGGAELIVQYLAEGLAKRGNRVTVVSTCGPEMEPYPVETRNGVEVIRFFPKNLYWHWTRGKRPGWQKALWHLRDAWNLDAGKRFNAILQERKPDVVHSHLIDGLSAAIWRRAREHNIPVVHTAHDYHLLCPRSVLLDRSLKICTKPKAGCRVFRSWHLSTARDVNLFCSPSQFLLEKHKESGLAVAQTAVVPNGIPLPAPVVRQREAGAVRRFLFAARMTPEKGCQVLLDAVKLLPPEVKFELCVAGKGELEPAFHEAAASDSRIRLLGYIQGEEKTATFRAADCLILPSLWYENAPVVIVEAAAYGIGVIGSNIGAIPEFVAHEKTGLLFEPGNPASLAQAMRRFIDDDALPATFAQNAQQLVERSSVEQMVEGYLKQYRKVIAGNKKE, encoded by the coding sequence ATGATGCAGCAGGACAGCGGACTCCATATCCTGATCGCGAATAATATCTACCCGCCGATCATGGCAGGTGGGGCGGAGCTGATCGTGCAGTATCTGGCGGAAGGACTGGCGAAGCGGGGAAACAGAGTCACTGTGGTTTCTACCTGTGGGCCGGAGATGGAGCCTTATCCGGTGGAGACGCGCAATGGGGTGGAAGTTATCCGTTTCTTTCCGAAGAATCTCTACTGGCACTGGACGCGTGGAAAGCGCCCCGGCTGGCAAAAAGCGTTATGGCATTTACGTGACGCATGGAATCTTGATGCGGGAAAGCGTTTTAATGCCATCCTGCAGGAACGCAAACCGGATGTGGTGCATTCCCATCTGATTGACGGGCTGTCGGCTGCCATCTGGCGGCGTGCGCGTGAGCATAACATTCCTGTGGTGCATACGGCGCATGATTATCATCTGCTGTGTCCGCGCTCGGTCCTGCTGGATCGCTCATTGAAGATCTGCACGAAGCCGAAAGCAGGATGCCGCGTGTTTCGCAGCTGGCATTTGAGCACGGCGCGCGATGTAAATCTGTTTTGCAGTCCGTCGCAGTTTTTGCTGGAGAAGCACAAAGAATCTGGGCTAGCTGTGGCACAGACCGCGGTTGTTCCGAACGGCATACCTCTGCCGGCGCCGGTGGTGCGGCAGCGCGAAGCAGGAGCGGTACGCCGTTTCTTGTTTGCGGCACGCATGACGCCGGAAAAAGGCTGCCAGGTGCTGCTGGATGCCGTGAAGCTGCTGCCGCCGGAAGTAAAATTTGAGCTGTGCGTTGCGGGTAAAGGTGAGCTTGAGCCTGCGTTCCACGAAGCGGCTGCTTCCGATTCGCGCATTCGTCTTTTGGGGTATATCCAGGGGGAAGAAAAAACAGCGACTTTCCGTGCTGCGGACTGTTTAATCTTGCCGTCGCTGTGGTATGAAAATGCTCCGGTGGTGATTGTGGAAGCGGCGGCTTACGGTATCGGTGTGATCGGCAGCAATATCGGCGCGATACCGGAATTCGTGGCGCATGAAAAGACGGGTCTGCTATTCGAACCGGGCAATCCTGCATCGCTGGCGCAGGCGATGCGCCGCTTCATTGATGATGACGCGCTGCCTGCTACATTTGCGCAGAATGCGCAACAGCTGGTGGAGCGTTCGAGTGTTGAACAGATGGTAGAAGGTTATCTGAAACAATACCGCAAGGTCATTGCTGGTAACAAGAAAGAATAA
- a CDS encoding GNVR domain-containing protein, which translates to MQIEFTTRGLLSNFFRQGGKCSVLFLTIVLGGATYAFLAKPVYEVGGSVLVKFGRSMSSQISSTDNDGGVISQDDRREIMQSDMDILQSHDLIASVVKDVGAENLYPGITAQVMGKDLPVEVAVRKLAKGDLIIKSGQMSNVIDIKLDNRNPEVAAQFVHKLMEAFIAKQSGIYNNPQTVFLEEQTKQARVKLEASQRALETFKAQKGISSMNGELEELLRQRSDAGTVALEPTDDAWDKLSDLQSEEKRLRMVYRPDSPQVLKAHAAVELAQQQLHMRQAEIHAKSARATGALDKRITQLESQRKQYDDLTRQVEIDERNYKNYEAHSEEARINDKLSRKNITSVSVVDEPVVPLKPAYPRKGLVLILSLLTGIVASIGIALTLEAYDARFTTPEQLAQAVGVPVMATFNARRNRKGRM; encoded by the coding sequence ATGCAGATAGAATTCACCACACGCGGCCTGCTGAGCAATTTCTTCCGGCAGGGCGGAAAGTGCAGCGTGCTGTTCCTGACGATTGTGCTGGGCGGTGCTACTTACGCTTTTCTTGCCAAACCGGTTTATGAAGTTGGCGGCAGCGTACTGGTGAAATTCGGTCGCAGCATGTCTTCGCAGATCAGCAGCACCGACAATGATGGCGGTGTGATTTCGCAGGACGACCGGCGCGAGATCATGCAGTCGGATATGGATATTCTGCAAAGTCACGACCTGATTGCTTCCGTGGTGAAGGATGTTGGAGCAGAAAATCTTTATCCCGGCATTACCGCGCAGGTGATGGGGAAGGATTTGCCTGTGGAAGTTGCCGTGCGCAAGCTTGCCAAGGGTGACCTGATTATCAAATCCGGCCAGATGAGCAACGTGATCGATATTAAGCTCGACAACCGTAACCCGGAAGTGGCGGCGCAGTTCGTGCATAAGCTCATGGAAGCTTTTATCGCAAAACAGTCGGGAATCTATAACAATCCGCAGACTGTATTCCTGGAAGAACAAACCAAGCAGGCGCGTGTGAAGCTGGAAGCATCGCAGCGCGCGCTTGAAACATTTAAAGCCCAGAAGGGTATTTCTTCCATGAACGGTGAGCTTGAAGAGCTGCTGCGCCAGCGCAGCGATGCAGGCACCGTGGCGCTTGAACCTACCGACGACGCATGGGACAAATTGTCCGATCTGCAGTCGGAAGAAAAAAGGCTGCGCATGGTGTACCGCCCCGACAGCCCGCAGGTGCTGAAAGCGCATGCGGCAGTGGAATTGGCACAACAGCAGCTGCACATGCGTCAGGCAGAGATTCATGCCAAGTCTGCGAGAGCTACAGGCGCACTCGATAAGCGTATCACCCAGCTGGAGAGCCAGCGCAAACAATATGACGATCTGACCCGCCAGGTAGAGATCGATGAAAGAAACTATAAGAACTATGAAGCCCATAGCGAAGAAGCGCGTATTAACGACAAGCTCAGCCGCAAGAACATTACTTCGGTATCGGTGGTGGATGAGCCGGTGGTTCCGCTGAAGCCCGCTTATCCGCGCAAAGGTCTTGTGCTAATTCTCAGTCTGCTTACGGGAATTGTAGCAAGCATCGGCATTGCACTGACGCTCGAAGCTTATGATGCACGCTTTACAACGCCGGAACAGCTTGCGCAGGCCGTTGGTGTGCCAGTGATGGCGACCTTCAATGCTCGCCGCAATCGTAAAGGAAGGATGTAA
- a CDS encoding polysaccharide biosynthesis/export family protein: protein MSISTFSTVKYLVAGVACVVLSGCITQPQAPNLPAAPASYSLAQLPMAKPQPYHFQVGDVMDIKVLMSPELNDQVVVRPDGMISTTIAHDVQAYGKTPAELREELENVYSKQLLNPQVSVILRSFAPERIYVTGEVNTPGEFVTVGPELTLLQAIARAGGVKNDASTDLIILRRGQGDKPIAYAANYLAAVSGKDPASDVRLAPFDVVYVPRSGVGNAYLYFQQYVQQFVPVSFGLNYQINPTTTVNH from the coding sequence GTGAGCATCTCGACATTTAGCACGGTTAAATATTTGGTAGCAGGCGTGGCCTGTGTGGTTCTCTCCGGCTGTATTACCCAGCCTCAGGCTCCGAATCTTCCGGCAGCTCCGGCCAGCTATTCCCTGGCGCAGCTTCCGATGGCCAAACCGCAGCCGTACCATTTCCAGGTCGGTGACGTCATGGATATTAAAGTGCTGATGAGTCCCGAATTGAACGACCAGGTCGTTGTACGTCCGGACGGTATGATTTCCACTACCATTGCGCATGACGTTCAGGCTTACGGAAAAACACCCGCTGAACTGCGCGAAGAACTTGAAAATGTCTACAGCAAGCAGCTGCTGAATCCGCAAGTATCTGTCATTCTGCGCTCGTTTGCACCGGAACGTATTTATGTGACGGGCGAAGTGAATACACCGGGCGAATTTGTGACTGTCGGTCCCGAACTCACACTTCTGCAGGCAATTGCGCGTGCGGGTGGCGTAAAGAATGACGCAAGCACGGATCTTATCATCCTGCGCCGTGGCCAGGGCGACAAACCGATTGCATACGCTGCTAACTATCTGGCAGCGGTTTCGGGTAAGGACCCGGCAAGCGACGTACGCCTTGCTCCGTTTGACGTGGTGTATGTTCCGCGCAGCGGCGTCGGCAATGCTTACCTGTACTTCCAGCAGTATGTACAGCAGTTTGTTCCGGTTTCGTTCGGCCTGAATTACCAGATTAATCCGACCACGACCGTCAACCATTAA
- a CDS encoding oligosaccharide flippase family protein — MAIFSFIQRYLAKLKRDDFARNVLVMFTGTALGQFCSVLLSPLLTRIYSPEMFGVLGVFTAVVGILSTVATLRYEMALPLVRTQTDAANLLAVCIAALVITVTTAAAVVGGISIAGAAASVFGVVAPYRWFMPLGLLCIGAYNVLLYYATRQHDFRVIARTKLYQGGVGPVSQIVLGLMGAGIGGLVTGSILGQSAGIGYMTSRLLVAPRALAGASMAGMGAIAKRFRHFFLVSSWAGIIEEAGNGYLLLMVMPVLYSSTAVGFIFLTDRIIGRPLLLISTSILQVYVGDVSRSIATDPGAVRRRFLQMAGQQFVIVAGWLLLVNVVAPYVIPLVFGEAWAGTVPYLRVLSIAYLPRMVLHAITHTLQVLEKQMLSALWEAGRLIALIGAFFISYRLGFDALHALLAYSIVQAAAHLLLFILMYKSIQSLQKVSPDEEIAEI; from the coding sequence ATGGCCATATTTTCCTTCATTCAACGCTATCTCGCCAAGCTCAAGCGTGACGATTTTGCTCGCAATGTGCTCGTGATGTTTACCGGCACGGCGCTTGGGCAGTTCTGCTCCGTGCTGCTTTCGCCACTGCTCACGCGCATTTATTCTCCCGAAATGTTTGGCGTGCTGGGTGTCTTCACAGCAGTCGTCGGGATTCTTTCCACTGTAGCGACGCTACGTTATGAAATGGCGCTGCCGCTTGTGCGCACGCAGACGGATGCGGCGAACCTGCTGGCCGTATGTATTGCCGCGCTCGTCATTACCGTGACAACAGCGGCTGCGGTCGTAGGGGGAATTTCCATTGCCGGAGCGGCTGCTTCCGTATTCGGCGTGGTTGCACCTTACCGCTGGTTTATGCCGCTGGGGCTTTTGTGTATCGGTGCCTATAACGTACTCTTATATTATGCGACCCGCCAGCATGACTTCCGTGTTATCGCCCGCACGAAGCTTTATCAGGGGGGGGTAGGGCCGGTGTCCCAGATAGTGCTCGGCCTTATGGGGGCAGGGATTGGCGGACTGGTAACGGGGTCAATCCTCGGTCAGTCGGCCGGAATTGGCTATATGACGTCGCGCCTGCTGGTGGCTCCGCGCGCGCTGGCCGGTGCATCGATGGCGGGCATGGGCGCAATTGCCAAGCGGTTCCGTCATTTCTTTCTGGTTTCGAGCTGGGCGGGTATTATCGAAGAAGCGGGCAATGGTTATCTGCTGCTGATGGTGATGCCGGTGCTTTATTCCAGCACGGCGGTCGGATTCATTTTTCTCACGGATCGTATTATCGGTAGGCCGTTGCTGCTCATCAGCACTTCCATATTGCAGGTGTATGTGGGCGATGTTTCGCGCAGCATTGCGACCGACCCCGGGGCTGTGCGCAGGCGTTTTCTGCAGATGGCGGGGCAGCAGTTTGTGATTGTGGCGGGCTGGCTGCTATTGGTTAACGTGGTCGCGCCGTATGTCATTCCGCTGGTATTCGGCGAAGCATGGGCCGGAACGGTGCCTTACCTGCGTGTGCTCAGCATTGCTTATTTACCCAGAATGGTGTTGCATGCGATTACGCATACACTCCAAGTGCTTGAGAAGCAGATGTTATCGGCTTTGTGGGAAGCGGGAAGGCTTATAGCGCTCATAGGAGCATTTTTCATAAGCTACCGGCTGGGGTTTGACGCATTGCACGCGTTGCTGGCGTATAGTATAGTGCAGGCAGCGGCGCATTTGCTGCTGTTTATACTGATGTATAAGTCCATCCAGTCGCTCCAGAAAGTGTCTCCTGATGAAGAAATTGCAGAAATATAA
- a CDS encoding glycosyltransferase family 2 protein, whose amino-acid sequence MTVRVSIAIAAYKAADYLEKAVRSALTQTEQDIEVVIVDDCSPDATCAIAHKLAAEDARVHVVALPKNVGGAGALNRAIDAAQGEWVAVLDADDWYEPTRIEKLLTAAEWAGVDMVADNQHFVDARLGRSVRTAFARTYHNRTINVNDFLQHTDPTAAFDYGQLKPMFRKAFLQGHGIRYQEEFRDGFDYFMLFDYFLAGGKALLVDEPLYYYLQPFGSVSKQWAQVERKRYPFEKIKLYNDKVILKRQFDMTPEQIQAMLRRGKGFEVMARLHKVREELAANNVAGAVQHALTAPPAFWLQVVKRGLARLAA is encoded by the coding sequence GTGACCGTTCGGGTATCGATAGCGATAGCCGCGTATAAGGCCGCGGATTATCTTGAAAAAGCGGTGCGTTCTGCATTAACGCAGACGGAGCAGGATATTGAAGTGGTCATCGTCGATGACTGCTCGCCTGATGCGACTTGTGCGATAGCCCATAAACTCGCAGCAGAAGATGCTCGCGTGCATGTTGTTGCTTTGCCCAAAAATGTCGGCGGGGCGGGAGCGCTTAATCGCGCGATTGATGCGGCGCAGGGTGAATGGGTGGCGGTGCTTGACGCGGATGACTGGTATGAACCCACCCGTATCGAAAAGCTCCTGACAGCTGCTGAGTGGGCAGGTGTGGACATGGTGGCCGACAACCAGCATTTTGTGGATGCAAGGTTAGGACGCAGCGTACGTACGGCGTTTGCCCGCACTTATCACAACCGCACGATCAATGTGAATGATTTCCTGCAGCATACGGACCCGACTGCAGCCTTCGATTACGGCCAGTTAAAGCCGATGTTCAGAAAGGCTTTCCTGCAGGGGCATGGTATCCGTTACCAGGAGGAATTCCGCGACGGATTCGATTATTTCATGCTGTTCGATTATTTCCTCGCGGGCGGAAAGGCGTTGCTGGTGGATGAACCGCTTTATTATTATCTCCAGCCTTTCGGTTCCGTTTCCAAGCAATGGGCGCAGGTGGAAAGAAAGCGTTATCCATTTGAAAAAATTAAACTATATAACGACAAAGTAATTCTGAAGCGTCAGTTCGACATGACACCGGAGCAGATCCAGGCCATGCTCAGGCGTGGCAAAGGGTTCGAGGTCATGGCCCGCTTGCACAAAGTGCGCGAGGAACTTGCAGCCAATAATGTTGCCGGTGCGGTTCAGCATGCGCTGACAGCTCCACCTGCGTTCTGGCTGCAGGTGGTGAAACGCGGGCTGGCCAGGCTGGCTGCCTAA
- a CDS encoding acyltransferase: protein MKHTENNFTLLRLVLALLVVCGHFKVLPGNHATNFWESHADFAVDAFFVVSGYLIFASYDRRPETGSFYLRRFFRIYPLYFVIIMLQGLAMALVAGDIASHAGELAHYIGFNLIMANFMAYGLGDLLHSLHDPGINPSLWTLKIEVAFYLLLPLAWQLTRRFGDKPLIALYIASVLFEYAAMHYGDITIGKQLPGKMRFFIIGIMLYRHRGVIHLPPLHAFITAGVLLAVCSLRDELWMLPFYPICIGLFVVICALRLPAFDLKHDISYGIYLVHGPLIQFALLLGLFENNTHFLILLLLAATAIALLAERFIERPGIAAGKRLCLLWLKLASRKEKEPVWPTAPLSS, encoded by the coding sequence ATGAAACACACAGAAAATAATTTTACCCTCCTGCGCCTGGTGCTGGCTTTACTTGTCGTATGCGGGCATTTCAAAGTATTGCCCGGCAATCACGCAACCAATTTCTGGGAAAGCCATGCCGATTTCGCCGTGGATGCGTTCTTTGTCGTCAGCGGTTACCTGATCTTTGCAAGCTACGACCGCAGACCCGAAACGGGTAGCTTTTACCTGCGCCGGTTTTTCAGGATTTACCCGCTCTATTTTGTCATCATCATGCTGCAGGGCCTGGCAATGGCCCTCGTCGCTGGCGATATCGCCTCCCATGCCGGAGAGCTCGCGCATTATATTGGCTTCAATCTGATTATGGCGAACTTCATGGCGTATGGGCTGGGCGACCTGCTGCATTCACTGCATGATCCGGGTATAAACCCGAGCCTCTGGACATTAAAGATCGAAGTGGCCTTCTATCTCCTGCTTCCACTGGCGTGGCAGCTGACGCGCCGTTTCGGTGATAAACCGCTTATTGCCTTATATATAGCCTCCGTTTTATTCGAATACGCAGCAATGCATTACGGTGACATAACGATCGGCAAACAGCTGCCGGGCAAGATGCGCTTCTTTATCATAGGCATCATGCTCTACCGCCACCGGGGTGTCATTCACCTGCCGCCGCTGCATGCTTTCATAACCGCTGGCGTGCTGCTTGCCGTCTGCTCCTTGCGTGACGAACTCTGGATGCTGCCGTTTTACCCAATCTGCATCGGTCTGTTCGTAGTCATATGCGCACTGCGCCTGCCCGCATTCGACCTTAAGCACGATATCTCTTATGGCATTTACTTGGTGCACGGTCCTCTGATACAGTTCGCGCTGCTGCTCGGCCTGTTCGAGAACAACACGCATTTCCTTATCCTGCTGCTTCTGGCGGCAACGGCAATCGCGCTGCTTGCGGAACGGTTCATCGAGCGTCCGGGCATCGCCGCCGGAAAACGGCTCTGCCTGTTATGGCTTAAACTGGCGTCACGGAAAGAAAAAGAACCTGTATGGCCGACCGCACCATTGTCATCCTGA
- a CDS encoding glycosyltransferase codes for MADRTIVILNDYCHINGGASRIAIDEAVSLAAAGEKVIFFGACGPVCPELQNAPLETICLNQPELIEAGKNPAVLLQGIWNLSAYRRMIALLSTLDPARTVIHLHGYTKALTTSPVRAAVKRDFKVVCTLHDFFPACPNGAFFDYVKNTPCPKRGLSMSCIGTNCDKRRYHHKLYRVVRSAVQRTAGLLPSGIMDYITLSRHSVELLRPYLPANARLYPLENLIETVKSAPVDVAANRTVVAVGRLDVEKGIEVLLEAAKRTGTQLTLVGDGPLRALAETYPNCRVTGWLPPKEVFAELAKARCLAFPSLWYETYGLVVTEAAARGIPAIVSAISAASERVNDGMEGWHVRAGDVDHLAKRLELAKDDANIRRMGQAAYERFWNKPPTRDYHTKGLLAIYKRILDSREKVQA; via the coding sequence ATGGCCGACCGCACCATTGTCATCCTGAACGATTATTGCCATATCAATGGCGGTGCCAGCCGTATTGCCATCGATGAAGCGGTAAGCCTCGCTGCTGCCGGTGAAAAAGTTATTTTCTTCGGTGCCTGCGGTCCGGTCTGCCCGGAGCTGCAGAATGCTCCACTGGAAACAATCTGCCTGAACCAGCCGGAATTGATCGAGGCAGGCAAGAACCCTGCCGTGCTGCTGCAGGGAATATGGAACCTGTCCGCTTACCGCAGGATGATCGCACTGCTTTCCACGCTCGATCCGGCGCGCACCGTCATCCATCTGCACGGCTACACTAAGGCGCTCACCACGAGCCCCGTGCGCGCAGCGGTAAAACGCGATTTCAAAGTCGTCTGTACATTACACGATTTCTTCCCTGCCTGCCCGAACGGCGCATTCTTTGATTACGTCAAAAACACCCCCTGCCCTAAGCGCGGGCTGTCGATGAGCTGCATCGGCACGAACTGCGACAAACGCCGCTATCACCATAAGCTTTACCGCGTCGTCCGTTCTGCCGTGCAAAGAACCGCAGGGTTACTGCCTTCCGGAATCATGGATTACATCACTTTATCCCGTCACTCCGTAGAACTGCTGCGTCCGTATCTTCCTGCAAATGCACGTCTGTACCCGCTGGAGAACCTGATAGAGACCGTAAAATCCGCGCCGGTAGACGTCGCCGCAAACCGTACGGTTGTCGCTGTCGGCAGACTGGATGTAGAAAAAGGTATCGAAGTGCTGCTTGAGGCAGCAAAGCGCACTGGCACGCAATTGACTCTGGTAGGCGACGGACCTTTACGCGCATTGGCCGAGACTTATCCGAATTGCCGCGTCACGGGCTGGTTGCCGCCGAAAGAAGTGTTTGCGGAACTCGCCAAGGCGCGCTGCCTTGCATTTCCAAGCCTCTGGTATGAAACTTACGGGTTGGTAGTGACGGAAGCCGCCGCACGGGGAATCCCTGCAATCGTCAGCGCCATCTCCGCCGCATCCGAACGCGTGAATGACGGAATGGAAGGCTGGCATGTCCGCGCAGGCGATGTAGATCATTTAGCCAAACGGCTTGAACTCGCGAAAGATGACGCCAACATCCGCCGTATGGGACAGGCTGCCTATGAGCGCTTCTGGAACAAACCGCCGACACGCGACTATCATACAAAAGGATTGCTTGCGATTTACAAAAGGATATTGGATAGTAGGGAGAAAGTCCAAGCATAG
- a CDS encoding HAD family hydrolase, with protein MSSADSPGRSIPVNDIVLVCDLDETLLDCNSFPRWVRFMLNGQIAGLGTGGRLALSLRAGSALAWRKAKFCSHYAMKRRLQGIWTEALKGETEAAALQSFFDGLRPHLRPGLAGILKMIADGKVESVLASAAAAEYAEPFGHSLGFRHVLATPRSGQEAVEFRGQEKRDRVLAWLKAQGLSGRKRIFLTDHEEDMPFMKESHLVLWFGKPEDVEGLQAQAGVRIVACRDMTAAQIEALLQ; from the coding sequence ATGTCCTCTGCCGATTCCCCTGGTCGCTCGATTCCCGTAAATGATATTGTCCTGGTCTGCGACCTGGATGAAACGCTGCTGGATTGCAACAGCTTTCCGCGCTGGGTGCGTTTTATGCTCAACGGTCAGATTGCCGGGCTCGGCACTGGGGGGCGGCTTGCCTTGTCGCTGCGTGCCGGATCTGCGCTTGCCTGGCGCAAGGCGAAGTTCTGCAGCCACTATGCCATGAAGCGACGGTTGCAGGGAATCTGGACGGAAGCCTTAAAAGGGGAAACGGAAGCGGCTGCGCTGCAATCCTTCTTCGATGGGCTGCGTCCGCATCTGAGGCCGGGACTGGCGGGCATTCTCAAAATGATTGCCGATGGCAAAGTGGAGTCTGTGCTTGCTTCGGCGGCAGCGGCAGAATATGCCGAACCTTTCGGTCACAGTTTAGGGTTCAGGCATGTGCTGGCGACACCGCGCAGTGGACAGGAAGCAGTGGAATTCCGTGGCCAGGAAAAGCGCGACCGCGTGCTTGCCTGGCTCAAGGCGCAAGGATTAAGCGGTCGTAAGCGCATCTTTCTGACCGATCATGAAGAAGACATGCCTTTTATGAAGGAAAGCCATCTTGTGCTCTGGTTCGGTAAACCGGAAGATGTTGAGGGGCTACAGGCTCAGGCTGGGGTGAGAATCGTTGCCTGCCGAGATATGACAGCAGCTCAGATAGAAGCTTTGCTTCAGTAG